DNA from Halobaculum sp. XH14:
CGTCCACGAGGTCGCACTTGTTCACGAGCAGCACGTCCGCACACTCGACCTGCCCGACGAGCAGGTCCGAGATGGGGCGCGTCTCGCCGTCCCGGCGTTCGGCCTGGCCGGGTCGCTTCCGACGAAGGTCCTCGGTCGTCACGAGGTCCTCCTCCGCGAGCGTCTCGCGGAACGTCTCCGCGTTGACGACGGTCGCGAGCGTGTCGAGGTCGTAGGGAGCCGAGGCGGCACCCGTGGTGAACAGTCGTGCGACCGGGGCCGGCTCGGAGATGCCCGACGACTCGACGACGAGGTGATCGAACTCGCGTTCGCGGGCGAGTTTGCTCACCGCCACCTCGAGGTCGTCCCGGAGGTCACAGCAGATACAGCCGTTCGAGAGCTCCGCGACGCCGTCCGCGCCGGCCTCGACGCGCTCGGCGTCGACGTTCACTTCTCCCATGTCGTTGACGAGGACGGCGATCCGTCGCCCCCCGGGGTTCGAGAGCAGGTGGTTCAGCGTCGTCGTCTTCCCCGCCCCGAGCGACCCGCTGAGTATCGTCACCGGCGTCCCGCCGTTCATGTGTGGGACAGTAGCGTGGCCTACACTTATCAACCACGTTCCCCGGCCGCCGACGCTGGGCCGGCGCTGTGCCAACGCTGTGCCGACGCTGGGCCGGCACTGTGCCGGCACTGTGCCGGCGAACCCTCGTGGTCCGGTCAGCGACCGTTCGACGCGACCGCGTCGAGACCGGTCGAGCGCGTAAGATGCAGGTAACAATGGCCGAAACCGCAGTAGGAGGTCCCACATGCGAGCGCCATCGAACGAGTTCCAGCCGTACCTCGCACCGGACGAGTCGCTCATCGACGCCGGTTCGGGGGCGCTCGTCACCGACGCGTATCGCAGAGAGGGGTCCATCGGCGTCACCGACCGCCGCCTGCTGTTCGTCTCCGAGGACGGCGAGTACGTGGACGTTACGCGGGCGGGCATCTCCTGGATCCGGAGCCAGCCCCGGACGTCGGTTTCGGCCCGGAGCCTCAGATGCCGGGGACTGGCGGTCGGCGGCGCGCTCGTCGCGCTGGTCGGCTTCCTCGCCGCGGCGGCCCTGACCGGGAGCGTCCTCGGCGCGGCGCTCGTCCTCGGCAGCGTCGGCGGGTTCGTGCTCGCGGAGTCCGTCCGGAGAACCGGCGTCGAGGCCATCCGGAACGCGGTAGCGAGGGTCGAACGACGACTCCCCGACGGGCTCGACCGGCCGGACTGGCTGGCGGACGCCGACCGGGTTCGGCAACGCGCCGTCGGCCGAGCGACCGACGACCGGCAACTAGTCGTGCTCGGCATCTGCTGTCTCGCGCTGGGCGCGCTGATCGGCCCGGTCGCGCTCGCCGGGAGCCTGGCCGTGGTGCCCCTCACGCTCGTGACGCTCTGCGGGCTCGCGGCGGCCGAGTACGCCGCTCGACGCGAGCGGGAGCTGAAGGACGTCGGCGGAACCCGGCGACACGAGCGGGAGGTGGACATCCACCTCGTCGGGGGCAACACCGTGCGCCTCCGGGTCGACTCGGCCGAGCGGATCGACCACGCGCTGAGCAGGGTTCTCGGCGGCCGGAGGAACGAGCTCCCGGACCCGGCGTCGCGTCGGGCCTGATGGCCCCCCGGCGCTTCGAGCCGGACGGCCGTCGGCGACGAAGCGCCGGACGGGCGGGTCCCGATACCCTTTTGCACGGCCCCATGTCAGGTGCCCACATGGACCTGACTGACCGAATCGCCGCGTTCCGCGAGACGGTCGAGGAGTGGCTCAGGGGGCTCTATCACGGGATGATCTCCCACCCGGCGTACGAACTCATCGAGAAGGAGGCCGAGGACCAGGAGGACGCGTTCCTGCTCGCCTGCTTTCCCGACGCGTTCGGCATCCCCAGCCCGGTGTCGTACTACACGGCCGAGCTGCTCCCGTATCTCGGCGCGGAGTTCGAGCAGTGGGAGCGCCGGATGTGGGACCGCGGGTCGATGCTCGAACGGAAGGGCCAGCAGTACCACTTCTGATGGGACGATACGTGTTCTTCGGCGGCAAGGGCGGCGTCGGCAAGACGACCGTCTCCTCGGCGTACGCCCACAAGTGTGCGGGCGCGGACCTCGACACGCTGCTCGTCTCGACCGACCCGGCCCACAGCACCGCCGACGTGTTCGATCAGCGGTTCGACGACGACCCGACGCCCGTGGACGGCTACGACTCGCTGGAGGTGATGGAGATCGACCCCGAGGAGGCCGTCGACGAGCACCTCATGGGGATCAAGCGCCAGCTCGGCGACCAGGTGAGCCCGGCGATCGTCAACGAGATCGACCGCCAGATCGAACTGGCCCACCAGACGCCGGGCGCACACGAGGCGGCGCTGTTCGACCGATTCATCGACGTGATGCGCGAGAGCGAGCACGACCGCGTCGTCTTCGACACCTCCCCGACCGGCGGGACGCTCCGCCTGCTGTCGCTGCCCGAGTACCTCGGCGGCTGGATCGACCGGCTGCTCTCGAAGCGCGAGAAGAGCGTCGACCTGTACGAGAAGTCCGCCATCGGCGGGCGAGAGCCGCGCCGAACCGCCGTCGGCGACCCGATCATCGCCCGCCTCCGCGAGCGGAAGGAGAACTTCGAGTTCGCCGGCGAGACGCTGCGCGAGGAGGCCGCGTTCTACCTCGTCGCCAACCCGGACGAGCTGTCGATCCGGGAGACGAGACGCGCCATCGCCAGCCTCGCCGAACGCGACCTCCAGGTCGCCGGCCTGGTGGCGAACCGCCTGACGCCCGAGCCGGAGCCCCACGAGGAGGGACGGGGGGCGCGGTTCCTCCGCGACCGCGTCGAGACCGAGCGCGAGCGCGTGCGGGAACTGGAGGAGACGTTCGACCCGCCGGTCGTCGCCAGGATCGAGACACGGGTCGCCGAGATCAAGGGCGACTTACTCGACGACGTCTCCCGCGAGCTCGACATCGCCGCCGATCTCGTCGCCTGAGCCCCGGATCGCGGCCGTTTCGACCCACGGAACCTACTGTTCACGAGTAGGTGAGACCTGCCAGCGCGAATCAATCATCAACGAACGCAACATTTAATTGGCCTATATTCATGGGCCATACTGTACCATGGTACAAATTGCCGTCCTGGTCATCGCCTCGTTACTAACGTTCTCGGCGGGTTACCTCGCGTACTCGAGGTACCTGAGCCAGTTCGTCGAACTGGACGAGGACGCGGAGACACCGGCGCACAAATACGAGGACGGGCAGGAGTACGTCCCGTCCAAGAAACCGGTACTCCTGGGGCATCACTATTCGAGCATCGCGGGCGGAGCACCAATCGTCGGGCCCATCACGGCGGGCGCGGCGTTCGGGTGGCTCCCGGCCATCGCGTGGATCGCCATCGGGAACCCCCTGATGGGCGCGGTCCACGACTTCATGGCGCTCTCGGCCAGCGTCCGGCACGAGGGCAAGTCGATCGGCTACATCGTCGGCGAGTACGTCGGCGAGCGCGGGAAGGACATGCTGCTGTGGTTCGCCTTCCTGACGATCATCCTCGTCATCGCCGTGTTCGCGCTGGTGGTCGGCGTCGTGTTCGACGCCTACCCGTCCTCGGCGACCGCGAGCATGATCTACATCGCGCTGGCGCTCGTGTTCGGGGTGTACCTGTACCAGCTCGACCTCCCGTTCCTGCCCGGTGCTGTCGGGTTCGTCGCGCTCGTGTTCGGGGGCGTCTGGGTCGGGCTCCAGTACCCGGTCGCGCTGGTCGACACCGGCGCGCACTCGGCCGACACGATCCACCTGCTCGGCGCCGCGTCGGCCTGGGACTGGCTGCCGCTCGCCGGGGCACAGAACGCCAACGTGGCCGCCTGGGTTCCGGTGATCGTCGTGTACGGCTTCGTCGCCAGCGTGCTCCCGGTCTGGATCCTGCTCCAGCCGCGTGACTTCCTCACGTCGAGCCTGCTGTACGTCGGCGTCGGCGGCATGCTGCTGGGCATCCTCGTCGCGACGGCCATCTCGGTGTTCGGCGGCGGCTTCTCGGTCGGCTACGCCGGGACGACCTACACCAGCCTCGAGACGAACCTCCCGGCGTTCCTCGGCTTCACGAGCGCGCTGGGGCCGATTTTCCCGTTCCTGTTCGTCACCATCGCGTGCGGGACGATCAGCGGGTTCCACTCGCTGGTCTCCTCGGGGACGACCGCGAAACAGCTGAACAACGAGACGGACGCGCGCGACATCGGCTACGGCGCGATGCTCGGCGAGGGACTGCTCGCGACGACCGCCGTCGCGGCGCTGGCCATCATCGGTACGACCAACTTCGGTGCCGGCATCGTCGGCGCGCTCGCCAACTTCCCGGCCGGCGGCGCGGTGATGCTCGGGGCCGGCTTCGGCATCCCGACCGCTGCGGGGGCGGCGTTCATCGGCCTGGTGTTCGTCAGCTTCCTGCTGACCTCGACCGACACGGCCGTCCGGCTCGGCCGCTACATGTTCGAGGAGATCATCGGGACGCCCGAGACGAGCCTGGAGAAGACGACGACGAACCGCTACGTCAACGCGGGGCTCCTGCAGTGTCTCCCGGCGTACCTGCTCGTCGGCTCCGGCCAGTGGAGCAGCCTCTGGCCGCTGTTCGGCGGCGCGAATCAGACGCTCGCCGCGCTCGCGCTGCTGGCGGCGACGCTGTGGCTCGCCAACTGGGACGACAACAAGCAGCTCATCAGCACGGGCGTCCCGATGGCGCTGATGCTGGTGGTCACCATCACGGCGCTGCTGTGGATCGGGTTGTACCGCGCGCCGACGTCGCTGCTGGGCGCCGATACGCTCGTCAACCAGATATCGTTCGCCATCCAGATCATCATCTCGCTCACGCTGGTGTATCTGGCCCTGTCGCTCGCGAAGCTGGGGTACGACAACATCCAGCAGGCGCGCGGTTCCCCGGGAGGGACCGCGCCGAGCGACGACTAGGCCGGCGGACGACGGAGCTCCCGTGACCGCACGGCACGGTCACGGGGCGAACGCACGGGCGCTGCGGCGCGGTCGGCGGACCGAGCCGCCGCCGGGCGCTCCGGGCCGACGGTCCGGACCGCTCGACGAGCGGGGGCGACCCCGCTCCCCACGGATCGAACGCCCCGGCACCCGCCGGGGACGAGCCGATGACTGCCCTCCATGGACACGGTCCGGGCCAGCCCCGGACCCGGCGCGGTTCCGCCCCGATTCTTTCACCCCACCCATCGAGCGACGGCTCCGCGGTCGGTCGCGTTCCTCGAACGAGCGTGACGACGGTGACGGGACCGACGACGGCAGCACCGCCGCCGACTGCGACGACCCGAGAAAACTGACCGTGGCGCCGCGTCAGCGACCGAACAGCCCGGAGAGCCGCGAGAGGAGTCCGCCATCGCGTCCCTCGTCGGGGTCGGCCCAGCCGGCGAACGCGCGCCACACGTCGGCGTTCGTGCTCGCGACGTGCTCCTCGGCCTCGGGCGCGACGACGACGAGGTTCACCTCGTAGTGGCCGTAGTAGCCCCACCTGATGAGCGTCCGCTCGCGGAAGCCCGAGACGAACGAGCGCACGTCCTCGGGCACCTCGGGCGCGACGACGACGAAGGTGAAGTCGGTGCTCTGGTGCTGTTCGTCGGCGTCGATCCAGTCGTCGGCCAGGTCGTCGGCCATCCCGACGTAGCGCTCCAGCATCGCGATCGTGACCGCGTCGGCCCGGCGGGCGAACAGGTGCTCCTCGATGGCGTGGTTGCCGTAGTTGATCGACTGGTGGATGAACTTCTTGCGGTTCTCCATCCGCAGCCGGCCGTACAGCGGGAAGCGCTCGCCGTCGACCCGCCTGTCACGGTCCAGGTCGTAGTTGAACCTCAGGTCGTTCGCCACCCGGTCGAGGTACTCGTCGTCCCACTCGGGAATCTCCGGCTCCTCCTCCTCCGGCTCGATGCCGGGCGGAAACGGGTCGTCGCTCATGCGTCCTCGTAGGCGTGGGCGTCGTCGGCCGCGGGCGGCGCGCCCACGACCAGCGCGACGGTCTCCTCGCCGTCCTCCGGGACGTGTGCGAACTGCGGGCTCCCCGGCTCGACGACGAACGCCTCGCCCGCGTCGACGACGTACGTCTCCTCGGGCGTGTCGACGTGGAGTTCGCCCGAGACGACGTAGAACGCCTCCTCCTGCTCGTCGTGGTAGTGGTACGCGAGCGGAATCTCCTCGCCCGGCGCGACCTCGTACTGGTGGAGCGCGAACCGTTCGAGCCCGCAGGCGTCGCTGATGGACCGCTTGACGCTCGGGCGGTCGGGGGCGGCCGCGAGCGCCGACGGGTCCACGTGATGGTAGCTCATACCGTCACCTACGCGTGCCCCCTCAAAAGGCCCACGACAAACGTTAACTATCGAGCAGTACAATCCGGGGACATGGGCGGAAAGAAGGCCGAGTCGTGCGGTCGCTGCGCGATGAGTTCGACGAGCAGCCTGCTCGAGGACGCGGACCCCTACGAGGGCGACCGCATCGAACTCGAGGACCGGGAGGCCCGCGCCGTCTCGCCGGCCGCGTGGCTCGGCGGCGTGAAGGACCGAATCGACGCATGGGCGACCGGACTGACCTACGGCCGCTGAGTCGGCCCGGTCCCATCGGGCGTCGGCGAGCCGACTTCTTCACCGAACGTTCTCCACAAAAACCGTCACACAGCGGAACGCCGTCCCGCTCAGACGAGGACGTCGTACAGCGTAACCAGCACGATGAAACTCCAGAGAAACACGCCGAACCCGTAGAACAGGAGCGGTAGACTGTATTGGGTCTCCGTCTCCGTCCCGAGCCAGCCACCCGTCGCGTCGAGCCCCTCGGCGGTTGCAAACCCGCCACCGTCCGCCGGCCCCGTGGTGCCGACGCTGAGGATGACGAGCACGAGCCCGCACCCGCCTCCGAAGAGGACGACGAACCCCGAGCGTGTCGTGAAATGTATCGCTCCAACCGTGAGACAACCGAGGATGCCCGTATAGAGCAGAACGGGCCTCCAGAGTGCCGTGAGATTCACGTCTGAGTACCGTAGCGAGCACGTGTGTCACCGCACGGTTAATTTTTGTGTCGGAGTGGACGCTCCCGCTCGACAATCGGAGCGGTTCAGTTTCGCCCCGAGGAGCACAGCGAACCCGAACCACCGCCGAGCGTCACGCGTTCTCGCCGACGACGCCGAGTTCCGCGACGACCGCCTCCGCGAGCGACGCGAACTCCGCCTCCGCCGGCACGACGTTCACCTCGACGCCCAGTTCCTCCGCCGTCTCGCGCGTCGGGTGGCCGATGCAGCCGACGACCGCCTCCGAGAGCCCCGCCAGCGCGGCGTCGCGGACGCCCCGCTCCGCGGCCGCGTCGAGGAAGTGCTCGACGGTCAGCGACGAGGTGAAACACGCGCCGGCCAGGTCGCGCTCGGCCGCCAGGTCGACCGATTTCCCGGCCCGCTCCGGGCGGACGAGTCGATAGAGCACCGTCTCGTTGACGGTCGCGCCGGCGCCCCGGAGTCCGTCCAGCAGCACCGGGCTCCCGTGGTCCGACCGGGCGACCTCGACCGTCGTCCCCGCCGCATCGTCGACGCGGTCCTCGAAGTCGTGGACCAGCCCCGCCGAGGAGTATTCCGAGGGGACGAGTTCGACCGCCCAGCCCGCCTCGCTGGCGGCCTCCGCCGTCGCAGGGCCGATGGCCGCGAGCTTCGCGTCGCCGGGCTCCCAGCCGCCCCGTGCGGCGAGTTCGACGCCCGTCTTCGAGGTGAGCACGACCCACTCGGCCGACTCGGGCGTCGCGCCGGCCGGCTCGACCGCGAGCATCGGGTCCGCGACCGGCTCGACGCCCAGATCCGTGAGCAGGTCGACCGCCGCCGACAGCCGCTCGTCGTCGGGGCGGAACACGGCGACGTTCACTCGCCGTCACCTCCGGGCGCGGCGTCGTCGCCTCCGGTGGCCGTCGCGTCCGCGTCGCCCCGCCCGCGGAGGAACTCGACGACGCGCTCGCGGGTCGCGGCCACCTCGCCGATGACGGTCACGGCCGGCGGTTCGATGCCCGCCTCGTCCCGCACCTCGACGGCGTCCGCGAGCGTCCCGGTCGCGGCGCGCATGTCGGGCCACGTGCCGCGCTCGACCAGCGCGACGGGCGTCCCCGGGTCCATCCCGGCCTCGCGCAGCGCAGCGGTGTACTTCGGCAGCTTGCCGACGCCCATCAGCACGACGAGCGTGCCGCCGGTCGCCGCGAGCGCGTCCCAGTCCACCGCGGACTCCGCCTTCTCCGGGTCCTCGTGGCCCGTGACGAACGAGACGGATGAGGCGTGCTCGCGGTGTGTGACCGGGATCCCCGCGACGCCGGGCGCGGCGACCGCCGAGGTGACGCCGGGAACGACCTCGAAGGGGACCCCGTGCTCGGCGAGGTGTTCGGCCTCCTCGCCGCCGCGACCGAACACGAACGGGTCGCCCCCCTTCAGCCGCACGACCGACCGCCCGGACTCGGCGAGTTCGACCAGCCTGTCGTTCGTGTGCTCCTGGCTCGTGCGCTCGCCGCCGGCGCGCTTGCCGACGTCCTCGCGCTTCGCCTCGGGGATGGACTCGAGGATCTCGGGACCCGGAAGCTTGTCGTGGAGCACGACGTCCGCCTCGTCGATGAGCCGGCGGGCCTTCACGGTCAGCAGTTCCGGGTCGCCGGGGCCCGAGCCGACGAGCGAGATCGTTCCGGGCGTTCCGTCCGGAGACCGCACGCCTCCGGCCGACTCCGGTCCGGTCATTCCTCCTCCCTGGCGGCCTCGCCGTTCGCGTCCGCCTCGCGTTTCGCCGCCTCGATGAGGTCGGCCGCGCCGCGCTCGCGCAGGTCGGCCGCGAACTCGGCGGCCGCGTCGGCGTGCCGGCGGACCGGCAGGTCGCGGTTCGCCGCCACCTCCTCGCTCCCGTCGGCCGAGAGGATCCGCGCGCGGACCTGCACGTGTTCTCCCTGCAGGAGCGCGCCGACGCCGATGGGCGCGATACAGCCGCCGCCCAGTTCCTTCAGGACGGTCCGCTCGACGGTCGTGGCGATCCGGGTCGGCTGGTGTTCGACGGCGTCGTGGACGGCCTCCGTGGCGTCGCGGTCGGCAGTCGTGACGGCGATGGCACCCTGGCCCGGCGCGGGGACGAACTCCGCGCGTTCGAGCCGCTCGACCTCGTACTCGGGGCGGTCCAGCAGCCCGGAGCGTCGGAGGCCGGCCTCGGCGAGCACGACGGCGTCGAACTCCGTGTCGAGTTCGCGTTCGAGCGCCCGCCGCTGGAACTCCGAGAGGTCGTCGAACCACTCCTCGACCGTGCGGTCGTACTCGCTCCCGTCGCTGGAGGTGAGATCGCCCTTCCGGTCCCGTTTCTCCTCGACGCGGGCCTCGTGTTCGGCCTGGAGGTCCGGCGCGACGAGCTTCCGGAGCCGGGTGTCGACGTTGCCCCGGAGCGGCTCGACGGTGAGGTCGGGCCGGGCGGCGAGCACCTGCGCCTTCCGGCGGAGCGAGGACGTCCCCACGACCGAGCCGCTCGGGAGGTCCGC
Protein-coding regions in this window:
- a CDS encoding ArsA family ATPase, whose amino-acid sequence is MGRYVFFGGKGGVGKTTVSSAYAHKCAGADLDTLLVSTDPAHSTADVFDQRFDDDPTPVDGYDSLEVMEIDPEEAVDEHLMGIKRQLGDQVSPAIVNEIDRQIELAHQTPGAHEAALFDRFIDVMRESEHDRVVFDTSPTGGTLRLLSLPEYLGGWIDRLLSKREKSVDLYEKSAIGGREPRRTAVGDPIIARLRERKENFEFAGETLREEAAFYLVANPDELSIRETRRAIASLAERDLQVAGLVANRLTPEPEPHEEGRGARFLRDRVETERERVRELEETFDPPVVARIETRVAEIKGDLLDDVSRELDIAADLVA
- a CDS encoding carbon starvation CstA family protein, whose product is MVQIAVLVIASLLTFSAGYLAYSRYLSQFVELDEDAETPAHKYEDGQEYVPSKKPVLLGHHYSSIAGGAPIVGPITAGAAFGWLPAIAWIAIGNPLMGAVHDFMALSASVRHEGKSIGYIVGEYVGERGKDMLLWFAFLTIILVIAVFALVVGVVFDAYPSSATASMIYIALALVFGVYLYQLDLPFLPGAVGFVALVFGGVWVGLQYPVALVDTGAHSADTIHLLGAASAWDWLPLAGAQNANVAAWVPVIVVYGFVASVLPVWILLQPRDFLTSSLLYVGVGGMLLGILVATAISVFGGGFSVGYAGTTYTSLETNLPAFLGFTSALGPIFPFLFVTIACGTISGFHSLVSSGTTAKQLNNETDARDIGYGAMLGEGLLATTAVAALAIIGTTNFGAGIVGALANFPAGGAVMLGAGFGIPTAAGAAFIGLVFVSFLLTSTDTAVRLGRYMFEEIIGTPETSLEKTTTNRYVNAGLLQCLPAYLLVGSGQWSSLWPLFGGANQTLAALALLAATLWLANWDDNKQLISTGVPMALMLVVTITALLWIGLYRAPTSLLGADTLVNQISFAIQIIISLTLVYLALSLAKLGYDNIQQARGSPGGTAPSDD
- a CDS encoding cupin domain-containing protein → MSYHHVDPSALAAAPDRPSVKRSISDACGLERFALHQYEVAPGEEIPLAYHYHDEQEEAFYVVSGELHVDTPEETYVVDAGEAFVVEPGSPQFAHVPEDGEETVALVVGAPPAADDAHAYEDA
- a CDS encoding uroporphyrinogen-III synthase translates to MNVAVFRPDDERLSAAVDLLTDLGVEPVADPMLAVEPAGATPESAEWVVLTSKTGVELAARGGWEPGDAKLAAIGPATAEAASEAGWAVELVPSEYSSAGLVHDFEDRVDDAAGTTVEVARSDHGSPVLLDGLRGAGATVNETVLYRLVRPERAGKSVDLAAERDLAGACFTSSLTVEHFLDAAAERGVRDAALAGLSEAVVGCIGHPTRETAEELGVEVNVVPAEAEFASLAEAVVAELGVVGENA
- the cobA gene encoding uroporphyrinogen-III C-methyltransferase, coding for MTGPESAGGVRSPDGTPGTISLVGSGPGDPELLTVKARRLIDEADVVLHDKLPGPEILESIPEAKREDVGKRAGGERTSQEHTNDRLVELAESGRSVVRLKGGDPFVFGRGGEEAEHLAEHGVPFEVVPGVTSAVAAPGVAGIPVTHREHASSVSFVTGHEDPEKAESAVDWDALAATGGTLVVLMGVGKLPKYTAALREAGMDPGTPVALVERGTWPDMRAATGTLADAVEVRDEAGIEPPAVTVIGEVAATRERVVEFLRGRGDADATATGGDDAAPGGDGE
- the hemC gene encoding hydroxymethylbilane synthase, producing MTDGTLRLATRGSALARVQAESVADALATRRRSVELVEVETRGDRLSEELISRLGKTGAFVRALDEEVLAGECDAAVHSMKDMPTEMPDDLRVAGVPERAPSGDVLVSREGGTVADLPSGSVVGTSSLRRKAQVLAARPDLTVEPLRGNVDTRLRKLVAPDLQAEHEARVEEKRDRKGDLTSSDGSEYDRTVEEWFDDLSEFQRRALERELDTEFDAVVLAEAGLRRSGLLDRPEYEVERLERAEFVPAPGQGAIAVTTADRDATEAVHDAVEHQPTRIATTVERTVLKELGGGCIAPIGVGALLQGEHVQVRARILSADGSEEVAANRDLPVRRHADAAAEFAADLRERGAADLIEAAKREADANGEAAREEE